From Halorussus lipolyticus:
ACCGATGAAACATCTCCCCAAGCATCTCCGACCGCGGTGGCGCTACCTCGCGGTCGGCCTCGAAACGTGGCCCGACGCGGACGTAGACCGGCGGAGTTTCCAGCGGAGCATCTGGTTCTCGGCCCAGAACCTGCTGGGTGACGCCGGGAGCGCCGACGCCGACCTGAAAGTCCTCCAGTTCGAGTTCGATGAGGGCACCGGCGAGGCCATCGTCCGGGCACGCCACGGCCACGCCCAGCAGGCCCGCGCGGCGCTGGCCTGCGTGGACGAAATCGGAAACGACCCCGTAGGCCTGCGCGTCCGAGGTATAAGCGGTACGGTCCGTGCCTGTGAAGAAAAGTATTTAGGAGCAGACGGCCAAATTCGGGACGAGAGAAAAGTCGTGTTCGAGGACGCCCAACAGTCGGCCGTCGAGCGAGACGGACTCCTCGACGTGCGGACCGACGGGACGTTCACGGGCGCGACGGAACTCGATTTCGAGTGATACTATGCAGGGACAAACCCAACAGCAGGCCTACGACCGCGGGATTACCATCTTCTCCCCGGACGGACGGCTCTATC
This genomic window contains:
- a CDS encoding Rpp14/Pop5 family protein — its product is MKHLPKHLRPRWRYLAVGLETWPDADVDRRSFQRSIWFSAQNLLGDAGSADADLKVLQFEFDEGTGEAIVRARHGHAQQARAALACVDEIGNDPVGLRVRGISGTVRACEEKYLGADGQIRDERKVVFEDAQQSAVERDGLLDVRTDGTFTGATELDFE